The following are from one region of the Candidatus Neomarinimicrobiota bacterium genome:
- a CDS encoding VOC family protein encodes MKLTIALITILTDNFGKMSKFYQDVIGFTTKLKMDQYCEFESPGVRFAICDRSVMAQATGADSYNRTASGHAFELAFHVDLPEEVDKEYRRLVQSGATGIKPPTDMPWGQRTGFFADPDDNIHEIFAAIETN; translated from the coding sequence ATGAAGCTAACAATTGCACTCATCACTATTTTGACTGACAATTTCGGGAAGATGTCTAAGTTTTATCAGGATGTAATAGGGTTTACGACTAAACTGAAGATGGACCAATACTGCGAATTCGAGAGTCCGGGAGTTCGGTTTGCCATCTGTGACCGATCAGTAATGGCCCAAGCGACCGGGGCCGACAGCTATAATCGAACAGCATCCGGCCACGCGTTTGAGCTGGCCTTCCATGTGGATTTACCTGAAGAAGTGGATAAAGAATACCGGCGCTTGGTGCAGAGCGGTGCCACAGGAATTAAACCGCCGACCGACATGCCGTGGGGACAACGCACTGGATTTTTCGCCGATCCGGATGACAATATCCATGAAATATTCGCTGCCATCGAGACCAATTAA
- a CDS encoding endonuclease/exonuclease/phosphatase family protein — translation MMIVVIILGCMAILSTIIPILDRDAWWIRIFDFPRIQIIVIALALLIAFIPWWDRRNIPDNIFMGLLAIAMVYQIIHMLPYTSLWKKQVLNPRDGEIGETISLLVTNILMTNRNGDLYRELLTRVNPDVHLILEADTWWEEELRETEDLFSDYVLYPLENTYGMLLYSKLPLEEVEVKLLAESDIPSIHAKVVLPGGGRVQLHCVHPRPPGHGKNPNTTHRDAELLAVAREVSKSDLPAIVTGDFNDVAWSYTTTLFQRISGLLDPRVGRGLYSTYHAGYPFFRFPLDHIFHSHHFRIQTFRRLQYIGSDHFPLYAELRYVGGDDIQEAIVVLEEHQEAMQEKLRKVELIDEF, via the coding sequence ATGATGATAGTGGTCATAATTCTGGGGTGCATGGCGATTTTGTCTACGATTATTCCGATCTTGGATCGGGATGCCTGGTGGATTCGGATCTTCGATTTCCCCCGGATACAAATCATTGTGATTGCGCTCGCCCTTCTGATTGCGTTTATACCATGGTGGGATCGGAGAAATATTCCCGACAATATATTTATGGGGCTGTTAGCAATTGCGATGGTCTATCAAATTATCCATATGTTGCCGTATACATCGTTGTGGAAAAAGCAGGTACTGAATCCCAGGGATGGTGAGATCGGGGAGACCATCAGCCTCCTGGTGACCAATATTCTCATGACAAACCGGAACGGCGATCTGTATCGTGAACTCCTGACAAGGGTAAATCCGGATGTGCACCTGATATTGGAAGCCGACACATGGTGGGAAGAGGAATTGCGGGAAACCGAAGACCTGTTTTCCGACTATGTACTCTATCCGCTTGAGAATACCTACGGTATGCTCCTCTATTCCAAACTGCCGCTGGAGGAAGTGGAGGTAAAATTGTTAGCGGAGTCCGACATTCCGTCCATCCATGCTAAGGTCGTTTTGCCGGGAGGCGGCAGAGTTCAGCTCCATTGTGTCCATCCCCGGCCACCGGGCCACGGAAAGAATCCGAACACCACTCATCGCGATGCAGAGCTGTTAGCTGTCGCTCGGGAGGTTTCGAAGTCAGATTTACCGGCCATCGTCACAGGCGACTTTAACGACGTGGCATGGTCGTATACCACCACGCTGTTCCAGCGAATCAGCGGACTGCTTGACCCCAGGGTCGGCCGGGGCTTGTACAGTACCTATCATGCAGGATATCCGTTTTTTCGCTTCCCGCTCGATCATATATTTCATTCACACCATTTCAGGATTCAGACATTCAGGCGGTTGCAATACATCGGCTCCGACCATTTTCCGCTCTACGCAGAGTTGCGCTATGTTGGAGGTGATGATATTCAAGAAGCGATTGTCGTACTGGAAGAACACCAGGAAGCCATGCAGGAAAAATTGCGCAAAGTTGAGTTAATTGATGAATTTTAA